From Rissa tridactyla isolate bRisTri1 chromosome 7, bRisTri1.patW.cur.20221130, whole genome shotgun sequence, a single genomic window includes:
- the SLC47A1 gene encoding multidrug and toxin extrusion protein 1 encodes MAAAAGGAVARCLRGARRLLPAGTRRESCELARLAGPVFVAQLLGFLISVVSSIFCGHLGKAELDAVTLAVSVINVTGISIGSGLASACDTLMSQTYGGKNLKQVGTILQRGILILLLCCFPCWALFINTERILLLIRQDPEVSRLTQVYVMIFIPALPAAFLYQLQTRYLLSQAIILPQVLTGIAANILNVAMNAFFLYALKLGMVGSAWANTVSQYTQAILLFLYVWWKKIHVETWAGWTRDCLLDWGSFIRLAVPGMLMMCIEWWTFEIGSFLAGLLSVVELGAQSVIYELSSAAYMVPLGFSVAVSVRVGNALGSGDVVQAKTSCITALLCAGVFAVVVATLLGTLKDVVGYIFTNDKEIVILVSKVMNIFAPFHLFDAAAATCGGVLRGTGKQKMGAIANAIGYYAIGLPIGISLMFAAKMGVLGLWVGMIICISLQALSFSAFVMRMDWKKAAEEAQVRAGRQKQLEDVNSNGTAANKTSAVDYISVDTDTVDTVVLPTSVAGGERQPDHQLIAQEEPAVVPPPPAVVWRALIIRRVLAAAAAVAVLLVGILVRLLTGNG; translated from the exons atggcggcggcggcggggggagcggtaGCGCGGTGCCTGCGGGGCGCCCGCCGCCTCCTGCCCGCGGGGACACGGCGGGAGAGCTGCGAGCTGGCCCGGCTGGCGGGGCCCGTG TTTGTCGCCCAGCTGCTGGGGTTCCTGATCAGCGTAGTCAGCTCCATCTTCTGTGGTCACCTGGGGAAAGCCGAGTTGGATGCTGTGACGCTGGCCGTCTCT GTTATCAATGTGACGGGCATCTCCATCGGTTCTGGTTTAGCCTCAGCATGCGACACGCTGATGTCCCAG ACGTATGGCGGCAAGAACCTGAAGCAGGTGGGCACCATCCTGCAGCGGGGGATCCTcatcctgctgctgtgctgcttcccTTGCTGGGCGCTCTTCATCAACACCGAGCGGATCCTCCTGCTCATCCGACAGGACCCTGAGGTCTCCAG GTTAACTCAGGTCTACGTGATGATCTTTATTCCAGCGCTTCCT GCGGCGTTTCTGTACCAGCTGCAGACAAGATATTTACTAAGTCAG GCGATCATTTTGCCTCAGGTGTTGACGGGGATTGCAGCCAACATCCTCAATGTGGCCATGAACGCCTTCTTCCTCTATGCGCTGAAGCTGGGCATGGT gggctctgcctgggctaACACCGTTTCTCAGTACACCCAAGCCATTCTCCTCTTCCTTTACGTGTGGTGGAAGAAGATCCATGTGGAGACCTGGGCAG GTTGGACCAGGGACTGCCTCCTGGACTGGGGCTCCTTTATCCGGCTGGCGGTACCCGGCATGCTCATGATGTGTATTGAGTGGTGGACCTTTGAGATCGGGAGCTTCTTAGCAG GGCTGCTGAGTGTGGTGGAGCTGGGTGCACAGTCTGTCATCTATGAGCTCTCCTCTGCAGCGTACATG GTGCCTCTGGGCTTCAGCGTGGCTGTGAGTGTCAGAGTGGGCAATGCCTTGGGATCGGGGGATGTGGTGCAAGCCAAGACCTCCTGCATCACCGCGCTGCTGTGCGCAG gagtTTTTGCTGTAGTGGTTGCAACATTACTGGGAACCCTAAAGGACGTGGTGGGATACATCTTTACCAATGACAA GGAGATCGTTATCTTGGTGTCCAAAGTGATGAACATCTTTGCTCCGTTCCACTTGTTTGATGCAGCAGCA GCGACCTGCGGTGGCGTGCTGCGGGGCACAGGGAAGCAGAAGATGGGTGCTATCGCCAATGCCATCGGCTATTATGCCATCGGCCTTCCCATCGGCATCTCACTGATGTTTGCGGCCAAGATGGGGGTGTTAG GTCTGTGGGTGGGGATGATCATTTGCATCTCTCTGCAAGCCCTTTCCTTCTCGGCTTTTGTCATGCGCATGGATTggaaaaaagctgcagaagag gCTCAAGTCCGAGCTGGACGGCAAAAGCAACTGGAAGATGTGAACTCCAATGGCACAGCTGCTAACAAAACGTCAGCTGTGG ATTACATCTCCGTTGACACGGACACCGTGGACACTGTGGTCCTGCCCACGAGCGTGGCAGGAGGCGAGAGGCAGCCTGACCACCAGCTCATCGCACAGGAGGAGCCTGCGGTCGTCCCCCCTCCTCCCGCTGTGGTGTGGAGGGCCCTGATCATCCGCCGCGTgctggctgctgccgccgccgtcgCTGTCCTGCTGGTGGGCATACTGGTCCGGCTCCTGACTGGCAATGGCTAG